In Pseudonocardia sp. DSM 110487, the sequence CGATCTTCACGATCTCGTCCTGCAGCTCGTGGTTGCCGGTCTCTCCGAACCCGGAGGGGATGAGCACCGCGGCCGGCACGTTCTTCTCGCCGACCTCGCGCAGCGCCTGCGGCACGAACTTGGCCGGCACGGCGAACACCGCCACGTCGACCTCGCCGGGCACGTCTCTGATGCTCTTGTAGGCCTTCTTCCCGAGGATCTCGTCGGCCTTCGGGTTGATCGGGTAGATCTCGCCCGCGTAGCCCCCGTTGATGAGGTTCTTCATCACCGAGTTGCCGATCTTGCCGTTCTCGGCCGACGCCCCGATGACGGCGACCGCGTTCGGCCGCATCATGCGGTTCATCGTCGCCAGGATCTCCTCCTGGCTGTAGCGCACGGGTTCGGTGGGCTCCTCGGCGTCCAGCAGGATCCGGACGTCCGCGGCGGACGCGCCGTCGGGGCGGGCGAACACCGGGTTGAGGTCGAACTCGCGGATCCGGGGGAAGTCGGTGACCAGATCGGACAGCCGCGTGATGATCTCGGCGAGCGCGTCGGCGTCGGCCGGTTCCGCCCCACGAGCGCCCTTGAGGACCTCGGCGGCCTGGATGCCGTCGAGCATCGAGTGGGCGGTCTCCGCGTCGACCGGAGCGAGTCGGAAGGTGACGTCCTTGAGTACCTCGACCAGCACACCGCCCAGGCCGAAGACCACGACCTTGCCGAACGTCGGATCCGTGGTGGCCCCGATGATCACTTCCTGGCCGCCGGCGAGCATCTGCTGCACCTGCACGCCGTCGATGTCGGCGTCGGCCTTGTAGACCTTGGCGTTGGCGATGATCTCGTCGAAGGCCGCGCGTACGGCGTCGTCGCCGGAGACACCGACCTTGACGCCGCCCGCCTCCGTCTTGTGCAGGATGTCCGGCGACACGATCTTCAGTACGACCTTGCCGCCCAGCTCGGCGGCGAGGCGGACGGCGTCGTCGGCCGTGCTGGCGAGGCCCTCGCCCGGGGTCGGGATGCCGTACGCCTCACAGACGCGGCGGCCTTCCGGGGCGGTCAGCGAGTCGCGGCCTTCGGCCAGTGCTTTGTCGAGGACATCGCGCACGGCGTCCTTGTCGTACCCGGCTCCCATGCTCAGATCACTCCGTTCGTCTTGAGCTCGGCGAAGCGCTCCGGGTCGAGGCCCAGCTCGCGCACGTACACGTCCTCGTTGTGCTGGCCGAGCAGCGGAGAGGTCTCGACCTTCACCGGCGAGTCGGACAGCTTGATCGGGCAGCCGACGGTCTTGAACGCACCGCGCTCCGGGTGGTCGACCGTGACGATCATGTTGTTGTCGACAAGCGACGCGTCCTCGATCAGCTCCTTGGTGGAGAGGATCGGGCCGCACGGGATGTTGTGGGCGTTCAGCTCGGCGAGCGCGTCCCACTTGCTGAGCCCCGAGGACCACTCCTCGATCAGCTGGAACATCTTGTCGAGCTTGGGCAGCCGAGCCTCCGGCGTGGCCCACTCGGGGTCGTCGGCCAGCTCGGGCCTGCCGATCAGCTCCGCGATCGGCGCCCAGCCGGGTGGCTGCACGATGACGTAGATGTAGTCGTTGGGGCCGCCGGGCGCGCACTTCACGGCCCAGCCGGGCTGCCCGCCGCCGGAGGCGTTGCCCGAACGCGGGACCTCGTCGCCGAACTCCTCGTTCGGGTACTCGGCGAGCGGGCCGTGGGCGAGTCGCTGCTGGTCGCGCAGCTTCACCCGGCACAGGTTGAGCACCGCGTGCTGCATCGCGACCGTGACGCGCTGGCCGCGCCCGGTGCGCCCGCGCTGGACGAGTGCGGCGAGGATTCCGGCCACTGCGTGCATCCCGGTGCCGGAGTCGCCGATCTGGGCGCCCGTGGCCACCGGCGGGCCGTCCTCGAATCCGGTGGTGCTCATCGAGCCGCCCATCGCCTGCGCGACGACCTCGTACGCCTTGTAGTGCGTGTACGGGCCTTCACCGAATCCCTTGATGGATGCGTAGACCAGGCGCGGGTTCAGCTCCTGGAGCCGGTCCCATGTGAATCCCATGCGATCGACGGCACCGGGTCCGAAGTTCTCCACGAGCACGTCGGACTTCTGCACCATCTCGATGAAGAGCTGCTTGCCTTCTTCGCTCTTCATGTTGAGTGTGATGCTGCGCTTGTTGCAGTTCAGCATCGTGAAGTAGAGGCTGTCGACGCCGGGCACGTCCCGCAGTTGCTGGCGGGTGATGTCGCCGGTCGTGGCTTCGAGTTTCACCACGTCAGCGCCGAGCCAGGCCAGGATCTGGGTGGCCGACGGGCCCGACTGGACATGGGTCATGTCCAGGACACGGATGCCTTCCAGTGCACTCATCGTCAGCCCTCGCTGCACTCGGTCTGCGCTTCGCGCGCACGCTGTGACATTGATTCGCTCGCAAGCTCGCTCATTGACCGCCCCTGATCACTTGTACATCGTCTGGTTCATGGTGCCCGGCGCATAGACCTCCGGATCGACCCACACATTGATGAGCGAGGGCAGACCCGATTCCCGGGCGCGCTGCAGCGCGGGCGCGATGTCGGCAGGGTCGCGCACTTCCTCGCCGTATCCGCCGAGCATCTTCGCGAACTGGTCGTATTTGACGTGGCCGAGCGTGTTGCCGACCCGGCCGCGGTCCTCGCCGTACTTCTGGATCTGCCCGTAGCGGATCTGGTTCATCGACGAGTTGTTGCCGACGATCCCGACGAACGGGAGGTTGAAGCGCACGAGCGTCTCGAAGTCCCAGCCGGTGAGGCTGAACGCGCCGTCGCCGAAGAGCGCGACGATCTCCTTGTCCGGCCGGGCGTGCTTGGCGGCCAGCACGAACGGGATGCCGACGCCGAGCGTGCCCAGCGGGCCGGGGTCCATCCAGTGGCCGGGCGACTTGGGCTGCACGACCTGGCCGGAGAAGGTGACGATGTCGCCGCCGTCGCCGATGTAGATCGAGTCCTCGGTGAGGAACTCGTTGATCTCGTGGACCAGTCGGTACGGGTCGATCGGCGAGGCCTCGGAGTGCTGCCGGGGGAGGCGCTTCTCGTAGGCGGCGTCCTCGAACGCCCGCAGCTCGTCGATCCATGCCTTGCGGTTGGGCGCGCTCGTGGCGCGTCCGGACGACGCCGCGGTGACGGCGGAGAGCACAGCGCCCGCGTCGCCGACGATGCCGAGGTCGATGTCGCGGTTCTTGCCGACGGTGCCGTAGTTGAGGTCGATTTGCACGACCTTGGCGATGGGCGACAGGCGCTTCCCGTATCCCATCCGGAAGTCGAACGGGGTGCCGACGATGATGATCAGGTCGGCCTCGTTGAAGGCATGCCGGCGGGCCAGCTGGAAGTGCATCGGGTCCTTGGGCGGGAGCGTGCCGCGGCCCGCGCCGTTCATGAACGCGGGGATGTTCAGCGTGCGCACGAACTCGATCGCGGCGTCGGTGGCCCGGCACGTCCAGACCTGGTTGCCCAGCAGTACACAGGGTTTCTCCGACCGGGCGATGAGGTCGGCGAGCTGCTCGACGGCGGCCGGGTCGCCCGCCGACTTGGTGGACGCGCGGTAGGCGCCCGCGCGGGGGATCCTGGCCTGCTCGAGCGGCACGGAGGCGTCGAGGACGTCACGGGGGATCTCGAGGAACGACGGCCCCGGTGCGCCGTTCAGGCTCTCCCGGAAGGCCATCGAGACCATGTCGGCCACGCGCGCGGTGTGCGGCACAGTGGCGGCGAACTTCGTGATCGGGTTGAGCATGTCGACGTGCGGGAGGTCCTGCAGCGACCCCATCTTGTGCTGGTTGAGCGCGCCCTGGCCGCCGATGAGCAGCATCGGGCTCTCGGCGCGGAAGGCGTTGGCCACGCCGGTGACCGCGTCGCTAGTGCCGGGGCCCGCCGTCACGACGGCACAGCCCGGCGTGCCGGTGATGCGGGCGTAGCCGTCCGCCGCGTGGGCGGCGACCTGCTCGTGCCGGACGTCGATGACGGCGATGCCCTCGTCCACGCAGCCGTCGTAGATGTCGATGATGTGCCCGCCGCAGAGCGTGTAGATCGTGTCCACACCTTCTGCCTTCAGCGCCTTCGCTACCAAGTGACCGCCGGAGATCGTCTCTGCCGCGACGGGTGGATCACCGACCCCGTTGCTGGCAGCGCTTCCGGGGATCGTCTGCGTCATAGGAAGCATCTCCTCGTCATCGCCGCTGGTGGAGCTCGACGGCCTGTCTACTGCATACGGTATGGCTGTCTTGGTACTCCTCGGTCGGCCCGTTGTCCAGAGCGAGCTTGACTGCTCGTCGACTCCATACTGCATACTGCATGCACAATCACCGAGGACGGGAGCCCGACGTGAAGGTTGCTGTGCTGGGGGCAGGTGCGATCGGTGCGTACGTGGGCGCGAGCCTGAGTCGGGCGGGTGCGGACGTGCACCTTGTCGCCCGCGGGCCGCACCTCGCGGCGCTGCGCGAGCGGGGGGTGGAGGTGCGCAGTCCGCGGGGGGACTTCACCGCCCACCCGCACGCGACGGACGATCCCGCGGAGATCGGACCGGTGGACCATGTCTTCCTGGGATTCAAGGCCAACGCCTACGCGGCGGCGGGCCCGATGGTTGCGCCGCTGCTGCACGAGCGCACCACGATCATCGCAGCGCAGAACGGCATTCCCTGGTGGTACTTCCACAAGCTGCCGGGCCCGTTCGAGGGCCACCGGATCGAGAGCGTCGATCCCGACGGCGCGGTCACGAGGGCACTGCCGGTGGACCGCGCGATCGGCTGCGTCGTCTACGCGGCCACCGAGATCGAGTCACCCGGTGTCGTCCGGCACCTGGAGGGCACCCGCTTCTCCATCGGCGAGCCGGGCATGACCGTCTCCGCGCGATGCACCGAGTTCGCGGATGCGATGGTGGCCGGCGGGCTGAAGTGCCCGGTCGAACCCGACCTGCGGTGCGACATCTGGATCAAGCTGATGGGCAACATCGCGTTCAACCCGCTGAGCGCGCTCACCCGGGCCACGATGGCCGGCATCTGCAGGCACGCGGGCACCCGCAAGCTCGTCGCGCAGATGATGGAGGAAACCCTGGAGGTGGCCCACCGCGTGGGCTGCTACCCGGAGATCTCGGTGGAGAAGCGGCTCGCGGGCGCCGAGCGCACCGGCGAGCACAAGACGTCCACGCTGCAGGACCTGGAGCGCGGCCGCCCCATGGAGCTGGACGTGCTCCTCGCGGCTGTCGTGGAGCTGGCGGACCTCACCGGCGCGGAGGTCCCGACGCTGCGGGCCATCACGGCGGTGGCCGATCTGCTCAACCAGCAGGTGGTCGCGGCGTCCTGAGAGGCCGGCCCGGGTTCAGGAAGCCACGTTCATGAAGTCCAGGTTCATGGATGTGGCTTTCCTGAACCTTCTTGTGGGCAGGCCGTGAGCACCGGCAGCCTCGACGGGAGACAGGCGGCCAGCCAGGCCGAGGTGCCGAGCAGTAGGGCATCGACCGCGTGGGCAACGAGGTCGACGCGGCCGATCCGGCTGAGGGGGAACGCGGCGCCTGCGATCAGCAGCGCAACGGCGAGGGGCCGCGGCACGAGCCGGGTCCACAGCAACGCGCCGCCGAGCAGGACGAGCGACAGCGGGAAGAGCGGGCCGGGTCCCCAGAGGGCGAGCCACGCGGCCACGGGGTGCTGGTTCACCGCCGAGAGCGACTCGCCTGCGGTGATCCCGTAGACGCCCTCGAAGAAACCCTGCAGGCCGAAGGCGATCCCGCCCAACGTGCCGAGCAGGGTGAGCACGAGACCCGCGGTGGCCGCTGCCGGCAGACGGGTGTGGAGGTGTTCCCAGGCGCCGACAAGCCCGTACACCCACGTCGCGGACGACAGCGCGACGATGACGCCGCCGGTGACGCCGTAGCGGCCATCCACCCAGAAGAACGTGGAGGCCGCCAGGAGCAGCGGGCCGAGCACGAGGGACGCGCGGCGGAGCGCGAGGAGACCCATGCTTCGCAGGCTATGCGTAGATCGCCTACATATGATCCGGGCGAACCCCGAACTTCCTCGGGGTCCCCGCTGCGGTCAGTCCGGTGGAGGCGGCACGTTCGGCGCTACGAGCGGTGCAGCTCTCGCCCCAGTTGCGCGGCGAGGCTCACCGACTGCTCGATCTCGGCGCGGCGGATGGAGACGCTCTCCACGTTGAGCCCGAACGGGACTCCGAGACGCCGGCAGTAGGCGATGAGGTCGAGGGCCGTCGCGAAGGCCTGTTCGTGGGAGGCGACGAGCGGGTCGGCCGCGTGCCTCAGCTCGTTCTGGATCCAGCGCGGTACGTCGACACCGAGCCAGCTCAGGAACTCGAGGGTCTTCGTCGAGCCGACGACGGAGAAGGTGAACACGATCGGGACCGGTGCCACGCCTCGGGCGTCGCACTCGTACCGGTAGTCCGAGACGAGGTCCTTCGCCGCGTTGACGTCGTAGACGACCTGGGTGACGAAGAAGGAGCAGCCGGTGGCCTGCTTCGCGAGCAGGCGCAGGTGCTCGTCGCCGCGGCGGGTGTGGCGTTCGGGGATCGCGACACCGCCGAGCGCCAACTCGGGTCGCACCGTTGCCCGCAGCTGCCGGGCCTGCGCCAGCGACGTCGCCACCTGCTTGCCGCGTGAGGAGGCCCCGACGAAGACCGACAACACCCGGTCGGTGTCCTGGGCGCGCAGCCACGACCGGAGTTCGGCCTCGGGGTACTTCCCCACCACGCGGTAGACGACGGCAGGGACGTCGCACGCCGAGAGGTGCCGGGAGAGGTAGTCCGCCGGATCCATGGTGGGCAGGAACGGGAAGGGACGCTCCTGGGAGGTTCGGTCGCTCTCGTCGTCGATGTCGTACAGCACGAGGCCGTCCAGGCCCAACGGGCGGAGCCGCTCGAGGGTCACCTCGGCGATCTCCTGGGCCCGTTCCGGCGAGGCCGCCCGCCGGGGCGGCGTCACCGCGAAGAGCAGGAACTCCCCCTTGCCCTCCAGAATGCGCCGCCGCAGATCCACACGGTCATCCTAGGAGCGGCACCCTCCGCCGAGCCTCCGCGACGGGGGTGCCGCCCAGCCGGGTGGATCAGTCCGCTGCGGGCACGAGGTCCGGGACCGGCTCGAACTCCTTGATCGCGTCGAGGCTCTGGCCCATCGCGGCGTTGGCCTCGCGCTCCACCATGATCTCGACGAGCACCGGCAGCTGCTGTGCCTCCGACTCGAGGGCGGCCCAGGCGAGCGCGTCCTCGATGTCGCCCGGCTGCTCCACCCGGCGGGCGGGGCAGCCGAAGGCCTCCATGAGCTTGACGTGGTCGATGCCGCCCTCGCCGTAGTGCAGGTCCACGGCGTAGTTCATGTCGTAACCGAGCTCGGCCTGCCGGATGAGCCCCAGGTACTCGTTGTTCACCATGACGATGACGAACGGGATCTTGTACTGGGCGGCCACGGCGATCTCCTCCATGAGGAACTGGAAGGAGTAGTCGCCGACGACGGCCACGACCTGCTTGTCCGGGTACGCGCACTTCACGCCGATGGCGGCGGGCACCTCCCAGCCGAGCGGCCCGGCCTGCCCGCACACCAGGTAGTGACGGGGGCGGAACGTCTGCTGGAACTGGCCGGACCAGATCTGGTACAGCCCGATCGCGGTGACGAACGTGGTGTCCGGGCCGAACGCGCGGTTCAGCTCGCGGTAGACGCGCGGCGGCTTGATCGGGACGTCGTCGAAGTCGTCGCGGCGCAGCAGCGTGCCGCGCAGCTCGGCCACCCGTTCCACCCAGCGTCCGGGCGCGTGCTGGGGCGAGGCGCCGCGGGCGTGCTCGTCCAGCGCGGCCAGGGTGGGTTTGGCGTGCCCGACGATCCCGAGGTCCGGTTCGAAGACCTTGCCGATCTGCGTCGGCTCGATGTCGACGTGGATGAACGTGCGCCCGCGCCGGTAGGTCTCCAGGTCACCGGTGTGCCGGTCGCCGAACCGGGCGCCCACCGCGAGCACGAGGTCGCTCTCCAGGAATGCCGCGTTGCCCCATCGCGTCTGCGTCTGCAGGCCCGCCATCCCGGCGAAGAGCGGGTGGTCCTCGGGGAACGCTCCCTTGCCCATCAGCGTGACCTGCACCGGCACCTGCAGGTACTCGGCCAGCCTGCGCAGCTCGTCGCACGCGTCGGCGCCGATCACGCCGCCCCCCGCGAGGATGATCGGGCGCTGCGCGTCGAGCACCATCTGGACGGCCGCGGCGATCGGCTGCGGCCGCGGCAGCGGGACGTCCACCGGGAACGGCGCGTCGAGCGCTGGGTCGTAGATGCAGGTGCCCTTCTGCACGTCGATCGGCAGGTCGATGAGCACGGGTCCTGGCCGGCCGGACCGGGCGATCCGGAACGCCTCCCGGAACACCCATGGCGCCTGCGCCGGCTCCTTGAGCTGCACCGCCCACTTCGTGACGGGCTTGGCGATCTCGACGATGTCGACCGCCTGGAACGCCTCCTGGTGCAGCTTCGCCCGCGGCGCCTGCCCGGTGATGCAGATCATCGGGATCGAGTCGGCCAGCGCCGTGTACAACCCGGTGATCATGTTGGTACCGGCTGGGCCGGAGGTCCCGATCGACACCCCGACCTTGCCGGTGGCTCGTGCCCACCCGTCCGCGGCGTGGGTGCCGCCCTCCTCGTGGCGCACCGTGAGGTGCTTGATACCGCTCTTCCGCAGCGCGGCGTACAGCGGCAGGATCGCGGCGCCCGGGATGCCGAAGACGGTGTCGACGCCCTCCGACTCGAGCACCGCGGCGACGGCTTCCATGCAGGGGATCCGGGTCATCAGGCAGCCTTTCCCGAGAAGTTCTCCAGCACCTTCAGCAGCACCGAGTGGTCGAGCGAGCCGTAGCCCTGCGCGCGGGCCGCGGCGATGAGCTGGGCGACGAGGCCGGTCATCGGGAGGGCGATGCCCGCCTCCCTGGCCGCGGCGATCGCGATGCCCATGTCCTTGTGGTGCAGGTCGATCCGGAAGCCGGGGGCGAAGTCCCGCGCCACCATCGACTTCCGCTTGAGCTCGAGGATGCGGCTGCCGGCGAGGCCGCCCGCCAGTACGTCGAGCCCGGGGCCCGGGTCCACTCCTGATGCCTCGAGCAGCACGATCGCCTCGGCGACCAGCGCGTAGATCCCGCCGACCACGAGCTGGTTGGCGGCCTTCACGGTCTGGCCCGCGCCGCTCGGCCCGACGTGCACGATCGTCTTGCCGAGCACCTCGAACACCGGCCGGGCCGCATCGAACGCGTTGACATCGCCGCCCACCATGATCGAGAGGACGCCGTCGATCGCACCCTTCTCGCCGCCGCTCACCGGCGCGTCGAGGGCGCGCACCCCGCGGGACGCGGCCGCCGCGGCCACGGCGACCGATGTGTCCGGCCGGATCGTGCTCATGTCGATCAGGAGCAGGCCGGGCTCGGCTTGCTCCAGCACCCCGCCGGGGCCGAGGACGACCTCCTCGACCTGCGGCGAGTCCGGCAGCATCGTGATCACGACGTCGGCAGCGGTGGCGGCGGCAACCGAGTCGACGTACTTGCCGCCCGCGGTGACGAGCCGTTCCGCCGCGGCTTGCTGGGTGTCGTGGCCGAGCACGGTGTGGCCTGCGGCGAGGAGGTTGGCGGCCATCGGGCCGCCCATGATCCCCAGCCCGATGAATCCGATCGTCGTCACGCAGTCTCCTCAATCTTGGCCGAGCGCAGCTGGCGGGGGAGCCAGTCGAAGCTGTCGGCGCTCGGGCCGACCGGCTTGTACTCGAGCCCGACGTGGCCGGAGTAGCCGCTCGCCGCGAGCCGCCCGAGCACGGCGTCCCAGTCGAGCTCGCCGGTGCCGGGCTGCCCACGGCCGGGCGGGTCGGCGATCTGGACGTGCGTGAACCGGTCGCCGCGCAGCTCGACGAGGCGCTCGACGGGCTCGCCCATCCGGGCCAGGTGGTAGAGGTCGGCGAGGAAGCCCACGTTCGGCACGCCGTGCACGACCTTCAGGTAATCGACGAGGTCGAGCGCCTTCTGGGACGAGGTGATCGGGTAGCGGGGGCTCTCGAAGCTGTTGAGCGCCTCGATCACCACCGTCGCGCCGACGCGCTCGGCGGCCGTCGCGGCGAACCCGAGGTTCTCGGTGGCGAGCTCCCGCTGCTCCGGAACCGTCACGTCGGCATCGCGGTTGCCGTACAGGGCGTTGAGCACCGTGCAGCCGAGCGATGCGGCGAACCCGACGGCCACGTCGACGTTGGCTCGGAACCGCGCGCTCTCCGACGGGCGGGAGAGCAGCCCGCGGTCGCCCGCCGCCATGTTGCCCGCGTCGAAGTTGAGCCCGACCAGCCGCACGCCCGCGTCGGTGATCGCGGTGCGCAGCGCGTCCAGCTCGCGGTCGGCGGGCACCGGCTCGGGGAACGGCCACCAGAGCTCGATCGCGTCGAACCCGGCTGCGGCCGCGGCGGCCGGCCGCTGCAGCAGCGGCAGCTCGGTGAAGAGGATGGACAGGTTGACGTCGTAGCGCAGGCCCGCGGCGCTCACGCGCTCGCTCCGAGCCGCAGACCGGCGAGCTGCTCCCGCATCAGCGCGGCCGTCTCGCTGGGCGTCTTGCCGACCTTGACCCCGGCCGCTTCCAGGGCGTCCTTCTTGGCCTGGGCCGTGCCCGCCGAGCCCGACACGATCGCCCCGGCGTGGCCCATGGTCTTGCCCTCCGGCGCGGTGAACCCGGCCACGTAGCCGACCACCGGCTTGGTCACGTTCGCCTGGATGAAGTCCGCGGCCCGCTCCTCGGCGTCCCCACCGATCTCACCGATCATCACGATCGCCTTGGTGTCCGGGTCCTCTTCGAAGGCCGCCAGTGCGTCGATGTGCGTGGTGCCGATCACCGGGTCACCACCGATCCCGATCGCGGTGGAGAAGCCGTACTCCCGCAGCTCGTACATCATCTGGTAGGTCAACGTCCCGGACTTCGACACCAACCCGATCGGGCCGGCACCCGCGATGTCGGCCGGGATGATCCCCGCGTTCGACTTCCCGGGCGAGATGATCCCCGGGCAGTTCGGGCCGATGATCCGCGTCCTGTTCCCGGTGGCGCAGGCATGCGCCCACAGCCGGGCGGTGTCGTGCACGGGGACGCCCTCGGTGATCACGACGGCGAGCCCGATGCCGGCGTCGATCGCCTCGATTGCGGCGTTCCCGGCGAACCGAGGGGGGACGAACAGGACGCTCACATCGGCGCCGGTCTCGGCCATCGCCTCGGCGACGGTGCTGAAGACCGTGAGGTCGCGGCCGCCGATCGTGACCGTGGTGCCGGCCTTGCGGGCGTTCACACCGCCGACGATGTCCGTACCGGCGGCGAGCATCTTCGCCGTGTGCTTGGTGGCCTCGCTCCCGGTGATGCCCTGGACGATGACCTTGCTGTGCGCGTGCAAGAAGATCGACATGCTCAGGCTCCCACCTTCGCGAGCCGGGCGGCGCGGTCGGCCGCCTCGTCCATCGTCGTGACCTGGGTGACGAGGGGGTGGTTCGCCTCGTCCAGGATTCGGCGGCCTTCCAGGACGTTGTTGCCGTCCAGCCGCACCACCAGCGGCTTGGTGGCGGCGTCGCCGAGGATCTTCAGCGCCTCGACGATCCCGTTGGCCACCGCATCGCAGGCAGTGATCCCGCCGAACACGTTGACGAACACGCTCTTGACGTCCGGGTCGCCCAGGATCACGTCCAACCCGGCCGCCATCACCTCGGCCGAGGCGCCACCGCCGATGTCCAGGAAGTTCGCCGGCTTCACCCCGCCGTGCTTCTCCCCGGCGTACGCCACCACGTCCAGGGTCGACATGACCAGGCCGGCGCCGTTGCCGATGATGCCGACCTCGCCGTCGAGCTTGACGTAGTTGAGGTCCTTCGCCTTCGCCTTGGCCTCGAGGGGGTCCTCGGTGCGCTGGTCCACCA encodes:
- the gcl gene encoding glyoxylate carboligase, which translates into the protein MTRIPCMEAVAAVLESEGVDTVFGIPGAAILPLYAALRKSGIKHLTVRHEEGGTHAADGWARATGKVGVSIGTSGPAGTNMITGLYTALADSIPMICITGQAPRAKLHQEAFQAVDIVEIAKPVTKWAVQLKEPAQAPWVFREAFRIARSGRPGPVLIDLPIDVQKGTCIYDPALDAPFPVDVPLPRPQPIAAAVQMVLDAQRPIILAGGGVIGADACDELRRLAEYLQVPVQVTLMGKGAFPEDHPLFAGMAGLQTQTRWGNAAFLESDLVLAVGARFGDRHTGDLETYRRGRTFIHVDIEPTQIGKVFEPDLGIVGHAKPTLAALDEHARGASPQHAPGRWVERVAELRGTLLRRDDFDDVPIKPPRVYRELNRAFGPDTTFVTAIGLYQIWSGQFQQTFRPRHYLVCGQAGPLGWEVPAAIGVKCAYPDKQVVAVVGDYSFQFLMEEIAVAAQYKIPFVIVMVNNEYLGLIRQAELGYDMNYAVDLHYGEGGIDHVKLMEAFGCPARRVEQPGDIEDALAWAALESEAQQLPVLVEIMVEREANAAMGQSLDAIKEFEPVPDLVPAAD
- a CDS encoding hydroxypyruvate isomerase family protein; protein product: MSAAGLRYDVNLSILFTELPLLQRPAAAAAAGFDAIELWWPFPEPVPADRELDALRTAITDAGVRLVGLNFDAGNMAAGDRGLLSRPSESARFRANVDVAVGFAASLGCTVLNALYGNRDADVTVPEQRELATENLGFAATAAERVGATVVIEALNSFESPRYPITSSQKALDLVDYLKVVHGVPNVGFLADLYHLARMGEPVERLVELRGDRFTHVQIADPPGRGQPGTGELDWDAVLGRLAASGYSGHVGLEYKPVGPSADSFDWLPRQLRSAKIEETA
- a CDS encoding 2-hydroxy-3-oxopropionate reductase — encoded protein: MTTIGFIGLGIMGGPMAANLLAAGHTVLGHDTQQAAAERLVTAGGKYVDSVAAATAADVVITMLPDSPQVEEVVLGPGGVLEQAEPGLLLIDMSTIRPDTSVAVAAAAASRGVRALDAPVSGGEKGAIDGVLSIMVGGDVNAFDAARPVFEVLGKTIVHVGPSGAGQTVKAANQLVVGGIYALVAEAIVLLEASGVDPGPGLDVLAGGLAGSRILELKRKSMVARDFAPGFRIDLHHKDMGIAIAAAREAGIALPMTGLVAQLIAAARAQGYGSLDHSVLLKVLENFSGKAA
- the frc gene encoding formyl-CoA transferase → MSALEGIRVLDMTHVQSGPSATQILAWLGADVVKLEATTGDITRQQLRDVPGVDSLYFTMLNCNKRSITLNMKSEEGKQLFIEMVQKSDVLVENFGPGAVDRMGFTWDRLQELNPRLVYASIKGFGEGPYTHYKAYEVVAQAMGGSMSTTGFEDGPPVATGAQIGDSGTGMHAVAGILAALVQRGRTGRGQRVTVAMQHAVLNLCRVKLRDQQRLAHGPLAEYPNEEFGDEVPRSGNASGGGQPGWAVKCAPGGPNDYIYVIVQPPGWAPIAELIGRPELADDPEWATPEARLPKLDKMFQLIEEWSSGLSKWDALAELNAHNIPCGPILSTKELIEDASLVDNNMIVTVDHPERGAFKTVGCPIKLSDSPVKVETSPLLGQHNEDVYVRELGLDPERFAELKTNGVI
- a CDS encoding 2-dehydropantoate 2-reductase, whose protein sequence is MKVAVLGAGAIGAYVGASLSRAGADVHLVARGPHLAALRERGVEVRSPRGDFTAHPHATDDPAEIGPVDHVFLGFKANAYAAAGPMVAPLLHERTTIIAAQNGIPWWYFHKLPGPFEGHRIESVDPDGAVTRALPVDRAIGCVVYAATEIESPGVVRHLEGTRFSIGEPGMTVSARCTEFADAMVAGGLKCPVEPDLRCDIWIKLMGNIAFNPLSALTRATMAGICRHAGTRKLVAQMMEETLEVAHRVGCYPEISVEKRLAGAERTGEHKTSTLQDLERGRPMELDVLLAAVVELADLTGAEVPTLRAITAVADLLNQQVVAAS
- a CDS encoding thiamine pyrophosphate-binding protein gives rise to the protein MLPMTQTIPGSAASNGVGDPPVAAETISGGHLVAKALKAEGVDTIYTLCGGHIIDIYDGCVDEGIAVIDVRHEQVAAHAADGYARITGTPGCAVVTAGPGTSDAVTGVANAFRAESPMLLIGGQGALNQHKMGSLQDLPHVDMLNPITKFAATVPHTARVADMVSMAFRESLNGAPGPSFLEIPRDVLDASVPLEQARIPRAGAYRASTKSAGDPAAVEQLADLIARSEKPCVLLGNQVWTCRATDAAIEFVRTLNIPAFMNGAGRGTLPPKDPMHFQLARRHAFNEADLIIIVGTPFDFRMGYGKRLSPIAKVVQIDLNYGTVGKNRDIDLGIVGDAGAVLSAVTAASSGRATSAPNRKAWIDELRAFEDAAYEKRLPRQHSEASPIDPYRLVHEINEFLTEDSIYIGDGGDIVTFSGQVVQPKSPGHWMDPGPLGTLGVGIPFVLAAKHARPDKEIVALFGDGAFSLTGWDFETLVRFNLPFVGIVGNNSSMNQIRYGQIQKYGEDRGRVGNTLGHVKYDQFAKMLGGYGEEVRDPADIAPALQRARESGLPSLINVWVDPEVYAPGTMNQTMYK
- a CDS encoding acetate--CoA ligase family protein — its product is MGAGYDKDAVRDVLDKALAEGRDSLTAPEGRRVCEAYGIPTPGEGLASTADDAVRLAAELGGKVVLKIVSPDILHKTEAGGVKVGVSGDDAVRAAFDEIIANAKVYKADADIDGVQVQQMLAGGQEVIIGATTDPTFGKVVVFGLGGVLVEVLKDVTFRLAPVDAETAHSMLDGIQAAEVLKGARGAEPADADALAEIITRLSDLVTDFPRIREFDLNPVFARPDGASAADVRILLDAEEPTEPVRYSQEEILATMNRMMRPNAVAVIGASAENGKIGNSVMKNLINGGYAGEIYPINPKADEILGKKAYKSIRDVPGEVDVAVFAVPAKFVPQALREVGEKNVPAAVLIPSGFGETGNHELQDEIVKIGRELGVRLLGPNIYGYYYTPQNLCATFCTPYDVKGGVALTSQSGGIGMAILGFARTTKTGVSAIVGLGNKSDLDEDDLLTYFEQDDDTKVVAMHLEDLKDGRAFVEAAQRITKKKPVVVLKAGRTAMGARAAGSHTGALAGDDKVYDDILRQSGVVRAYSLNDMLEFARGVPVLPAPKGENVVIITGAGGSGVLLSDAVVDNGMSLMEIPPDLDEAFRKFIPPFGAAGNPIDITGGEPPSTYEATIRLGLEDDRIHALILGYWHTIVTPPMVFAELTARVVAEFREKGIEKPVVASLAGDTEVEEASTYLYDHGVVAYPYTTEKPVAVLGAKYRWARGAGLV
- a CDS encoding methylenetetrahydrofolate reductase; translation: MDLRRRILEGKGEFLLFAVTPPRRAASPERAQEIAEVTLERLRPLGLDGLVLYDIDDESDRTSQERPFPFLPTMDPADYLSRHLSACDVPAVVYRVVGKYPEAELRSWLRAQDTDRVLSVFVGASSRGKQVATSLAQARQLRATVRPELALGGVAIPERHTRRGDEHLRLLAKQATGCSFFVTQVVYDVNAAKDLVSDYRYECDARGVAPVPIVFTFSVVGSTKTLEFLSWLGVDVPRWIQNELRHAADPLVASHEQAFATALDLIAYCRRLGVPFGLNVESVSIRRAEIEQSVSLAAQLGRELHRS